From Paenibacillus sp. GP183, one genomic window encodes:
- a CDS encoding alpha/beta hydrolase: MQTVRSKDGTTIAFDKFGHGQSIILVGGALNNRNTPPVGKPLAELLSANFTVFAYDRRGRGASGDTSPYAVEREIEDLQALILEAGGAANVFGLSSGAILALEAAAYGLNIKKLALFEPPFNVVDSRPRISFAPHVNDLIASGRRGDALEFFMTKVVEIPSEVVAQFRNAPMWPSLEGLAHTLVYDLTIVGYGSLPTERINTILAPALLIVGGTSPSWMRQAGKAVMDALPHGQVRILEGQNHSAGPEALAPVLQEFFED, encoded by the coding sequence TCATCTTGGTAGGGGGTGCATTGAACAATCGAAACACCCCGCCAGTAGGCAAACCGCTGGCAGAACTCCTATCTGCCAATTTTACCGTGTTCGCCTACGATCGACGGGGTCGTGGTGCGAGCGGAGACACGTCGCCCTATGCGGTCGAGCGTGAGATCGAAGATTTGCAAGCTCTCATCTTGGAGGCTGGTGGAGCAGCGAATGTGTTCGGCCTCTCCTCAGGTGCAATTCTCGCGCTTGAAGCAGCAGCTTACGGGCTGAATATCAAAAAGTTGGCGTTGTTCGAGCCGCCTTTTAATGTTGTCGACAGTCGTCCCCGAATATCGTTTGCGCCGCACGTAAATGATCTGATAGCTTCAGGCCGCCGGGGGGATGCGCTCGAATTCTTCATGACTAAGGTCGTGGAGATACCTAGCGAGGTTGTTGCCCAATTCCGCAACGCTCCGATGTGGCCTTCTCTTGAAGGTCTGGCGCATACGCTCGTGTATGACCTCACGATCGTTGGGTATGGCTCGTTGCCGACCGAGCGAATCAACACTATCCTAGCTCCCGCACTGTTGATAGTCGGTGGGACAAGCCCTTCCTGGATGCGCCAAGCAGGAAAAGCGGTCATGGATGCCCTTCCACATGGGCAAGTTCGAATCCTGGAAGGTCAGAATCACTCTGCAGGACCGGAAGCCCTGGCACCCGTGTTGCAGGAATTCTTCGAAGACTGA
- the tsaD gene encoding tRNA (adenosine(37)-N6)-threonylcarbamoyltransferase complex transferase subunit TsaD → MYILAIETSCDDTSVAIVENGRIIRSNVVSSQIETHQRFGGVVPEIASRKHVESITWILEEAVDQAQVSLQQLSAIAVTQGPGLVGSLLVGVMAGKALASALGLPLIGVHHIAGHIYANQLTHDLEYPLIALVVSGGHTELIHMEAPGRFHIIGRTRDDAAGEAYDKVARAMHLPYPGGPHMDRLAHEAEHAVTMPRAWLEPDSYDFSFSGLKSAVLNVVNQAKMRGEAVQTAQIAKGFQESVTEVLVEKASRAVREYGAKQLLLAGGVAANRGLRSKLAERCAELQVPLLLPPLSLCTDNAAMIGAAAFLKWDKREYAALDLKAEAQLDLEQW, encoded by the coding sequence GTGTATATACTCGCTATTGAGACAAGCTGTGATGATACCTCTGTGGCCATTGTTGAAAATGGCCGCATTATTCGGTCCAACGTGGTTTCCAGCCAAATTGAGACCCATCAGCGCTTTGGAGGTGTCGTTCCGGAGATTGCTTCGCGTAAGCATGTGGAGTCCATAACCTGGATCCTTGAAGAGGCTGTGGATCAGGCACAGGTTTCGCTCCAGCAATTATCAGCGATAGCCGTCACTCAGGGACCGGGATTGGTGGGCTCTCTTTTGGTTGGGGTTATGGCCGGCAAGGCACTGGCCAGTGCACTGGGACTGCCGCTGATCGGCGTGCACCACATTGCCGGGCATATTTATGCCAATCAGCTGACGCATGATTTGGAATATCCGTTGATCGCCTTGGTTGTATCGGGCGGTCATACGGAACTGATCCACATGGAAGCCCCGGGCCGCTTCCATATTATCGGCCGCACCCGCGACGACGCTGCCGGAGAGGCTTACGACAAGGTGGCACGGGCGATGCACCTTCCCTACCCGGGCGGCCCGCACATGGATCGGCTCGCCCACGAAGCCGAGCACGCGGTGACCATGCCGCGTGCCTGGCTCGAGCCTGATTCCTACGACTTCAGCTTCAGCGGATTAAAATCCGCTGTACTGAACGTAGTGAATCAGGCCAAAATGCGCGGTGAGGCCGTGCAAACCGCGCAAATCGCCAAAGGCTTTCAAGAATCCGTAACCGAGGTTCTTGTCGAGAAAGCCAGCCGCGCCGTCCGTGAATACGGAGCGAAGCAGCTGCTCTTGGCCGGCGGTGTCGCGGCCAATCGGGGGTTGCGCAGCAAGCTCGCGGAGCGCTGCGCCGAGCTGCAGGTGCCCTTGCTGCTGCCCCCGCTGAGCCTATGCACAGATAATGCAGCTATGATTGGCGCAGCTGCATTTCTGAAATGGGACAAGCGGGAGTACGCCGCGCTTGATTTAAAAGCAGAGGCACAGCTCGATTTGGAGCAGTGGTAG
- the rimI gene encoding ribosomal protein S18-alanine N-acetyltransferase: MEQQHFQRPESALEFRSMRYEDIPHVCEIEQEAFATPWTSGAFHNELTNNQFAHYMILDISGEVAGYGGMWLIMDEAHVTNIAIKNTYRGQKLGKRLLQELMRTASYLGAKRMTLEVRASNHIAQSLYDKLGFASAGIRRGYYTDNREDAIIMWTDLPKYRRDSPED, encoded by the coding sequence ATGGAGCAGCAGCATTTTCAGCGGCCGGAGTCTGCTCTTGAATTTCGATCCATGCGATATGAGGATATTCCCCATGTATGCGAAATTGAGCAGGAGGCCTTTGCCACACCTTGGACCTCGGGTGCTTTTCATAACGAACTCACCAACAATCAATTCGCCCATTATATGATTCTGGATATAAGCGGTGAAGTTGCCGGTTATGGCGGTATGTGGCTCATCATGGATGAAGCCCATGTCACCAACATAGCCATTAAGAATACGTACCGGGGACAGAAGCTCGGAAAGCGCCTGCTCCAAGAGCTCATGCGGACGGCAAGCTATCTGGGTGCAAAGCGCATGACGCTTGAAGTCCGTGCATCCAACCATATTGCACAAAGCTTGTATGATAAGTTAGGCTTTGCTTCTGCGGGCATACGCAGAGGCTATTATACCGATAATCGGGAGGACGCGATCATCATGTGGACCGACCTGCCGAAGTACAGAAGGGACAGTCCGGAAGACTGA
- the tsaB gene encoding tRNA (adenosine(37)-N6)-threonylcarbamoyltransferase complex dimerization subunit type 1 TsaB produces MTDILKNSAAAYRPLLAIDTSTSSLTVAVLEKGKSLGELSTYADRNHSIGLLPNIEELLASLALKPKELQAITVGKGPGSYTGVRIGVTAAKTFAWSLGLPLIAVSSLEAMALGGKSAGAKAVAALDSNPNVIQDRTTWFIPLMDARRRQAFTAIYESRGKWNPEEAADDHFDLNNHWRVLIPDTIRVMDPWLEQIANLADDAGLRRNVSGKTEWGAPARLVFVGETEGFASMLANFDEEWIGEVLVVPHLLSAVNIGLLAYPKWSQGELQEVHTFVPNYAQLTEAEVNLSAKSQKGED; encoded by the coding sequence ATGACCGATATATTGAAAAATAGTGCCGCAGCCTACAGACCGTTACTCGCTATAGATACCTCCACATCGTCTTTGACCGTGGCCGTTTTGGAGAAGGGTAAGTCTCTTGGAGAGCTGAGTACGTACGCGGACCGAAATCATTCCATAGGACTTTTGCCGAACATCGAGGAACTGTTGGCTTCATTGGCCTTAAAACCGAAAGAATTGCAAGCGATTACGGTAGGAAAAGGACCGGGATCTTACACGGGAGTCCGGATTGGGGTTACCGCAGCCAAAACGTTTGCCTGGTCATTAGGCTTGCCTTTAATTGCCGTTTCCAGCCTGGAAGCCATGGCGCTTGGCGGGAAGAGCGCTGGGGCGAAAGCCGTGGCTGCTCTCGACAGCAACCCAAATGTGATTCAGGATAGAACCACCTGGTTCATTCCACTCATGGATGCCCGGCGACGACAGGCATTTACAGCCATTTATGAGAGCCGCGGCAAGTGGAATCCCGAGGAAGCAGCGGATGACCATTTCGATTTAAACAACCACTGGAGAGTTTTGATTCCAGATACCATTCGGGTGATGGACCCATGGCTGGAGCAAATCGCGAATCTGGCAGATGATGCTGGGTTGCGGCGAAATGTTTCCGGGAAAACGGAATGGGGCGCTCCTGCTCGCCTTGTTTTTGTAGGTGAGACAGAGGGCTTTGCCTCGATGCTTGCCAACTTTGATGAGGAATGGATAGGTGAAGTTTTAGTGGTTCCCCATTTGTTATCGGCTGTGAATATAGGTTTGCTGGCCTATCCGAAATGGTCACAAGGCGAACTGCAGGAAGTTCATACCTTTGTTCCAAATTACGCACAGCTGACAGAAGCGGAAGTGAATCTGTCAGCCAAATCACAGAAGGGGGAAGATTGA
- the tsaE gene encoding tRNA (adenosine(37)-N6)-threonylcarbamoyltransferase complex ATPase subunit type 1 TsaE, with translation MRKLDKAVYGYKSSGENETENLAKQLSLFLTPGTVLTLDGDLGAGKTRFSQGLARAMGITEIVNSPTFNIIKEYEGAQLPFYHMDVYRITQEEAEDLGLEEYFYGEGVTLIEWSSRIENLLPVERLSLTIERMGEQERLFHIVPHGEMYLSWCRKMKENGILQ, from the coding sequence ATGAGGAAGCTGGATAAGGCGGTCTATGGATACAAATCCTCGGGTGAAAATGAAACCGAAAATCTGGCTAAACAGCTTTCCTTGTTCCTGACTCCAGGCACTGTGCTAACTTTGGATGGTGATTTGGGAGCGGGTAAAACCAGATTTTCACAAGGGCTCGCCAGAGCAATGGGGATTACAGAAATCGTAAACAGTCCCACATTTAACATTATTAAGGAATATGAAGGGGCGCAGCTTCCCTTTTATCATATGGATGTTTACCGCATAACGCAGGAGGAAGCCGAGGATTTGGGGTTGGAGGAATACTTCTATGGGGAAGGAGTTACCCTCATCGAATGGTCCAGCCGAATCGAAAATTTACTGCCGGTGGAGCGCCTTAGCTTGACCATTGAGCGAATGGGTGAGCAAGAGCGATTATTTCACATTGTACCGCATGGAGAAATGTATCTCAGCTGGTGCCGGAAAATGAAGGAGAACGGAATTTTACAATGA
- a CDS encoding Ku protein, with the protein MHTVWKGAISFGLVHVPVKMFSATEDKDISMRYIHKTCITPLSYIRKCQTCDKEVDWEEISKGYEYEPGRFVLFEKEELEQVNGEANKEIKILDFVHLTDIDPIYFQKTYYLAPGETGAGAYNLLLESMRQTGMIGIAKISIRSKSSLAAIRVIENCIAMETIFYPDEIRSITQVPNLPEKVNVQERELDMAKMLIEQLSTTFDPEKYKDEYRGRLLEAIEHKVAGEEVQTAPEPHRANVIDLMAALQASLDATKKEKDEPAARKPRAKTKKEKPQETVS; encoded by the coding sequence ATGCATACCGTCTGGAAAGGTGCCATCAGCTTTGGGCTCGTCCATGTACCCGTCAAGATGTTCTCTGCTACGGAAGATAAGGATATTTCCATGCGTTATATCCATAAGACCTGTATTACCCCTTTGTCCTATATCCGCAAATGCCAGACGTGTGACAAAGAAGTCGACTGGGAGGAAATCTCCAAGGGCTATGAATATGAACCGGGTCGGTTTGTGCTTTTCGAAAAAGAGGAGCTTGAACAGGTTAACGGCGAGGCGAACAAAGAGATCAAAATTCTCGATTTTGTTCATTTGACTGACATTGACCCGATCTACTTCCAAAAAACCTACTACTTGGCTCCAGGGGAAACAGGTGCAGGCGCTTATAATCTGCTGCTGGAATCGATGCGTCAAACGGGGATGATCGGCATTGCCAAAATTTCGATCCGCTCCAAAAGCTCATTGGCTGCGATCCGAGTCATTGAGAATTGTATAGCGATGGAAACTATTTTTTATCCGGACGAGATTCGTTCCATTACCCAGGTGCCCAATTTACCGGAAAAGGTCAATGTCCAGGAACGTGAATTGGATATGGCCAAAATGCTCATTGAGCAGCTATCCACGACCTTTGATCCGGAAAAGTACAAGGATGAATACCGCGGCCGGCTGCTGGAAGCTATCGAACATAAAGTCGCAGGCGAAGAGGTGCAGACCGCTCCGGAACCGCATCGGGCTAATGTCATTGATCTGATGGCCGCCTTGCAGGCTAGTCTTGATGCAACCAAGAAAGAAAAGGACGAACCTGCCGCCCGAAAGCCAAGAGCCAAAACGAAAAAGGAAAAACCGCAAGAAACTGTGTCATAA
- a CDS encoding spore germination protein, protein MAFAKKGLLELILRFRGQGEGQENAPSEAADALDYHFIAELKKTSLSPSLDANYQFLKQLFDDCSDVVIREFQIDEAVPALLVLVDGLVNSELVNQAMKTLMVLGDDETDIERILGNILPVSQTQVTDNFGDLLQGVLSGDTCLIVENNTKAILMGMRGPEKRAVAPPDTESVVRGPKEGFVENLRTNTSLIRRRLKTPRLKMKSMTVGRESNTSLVIVYLDDLAMPSMVEEVVKRIQRIDIDGILESGYIEELIQDDAYSPFPQIQNTERPDVVTSGLLAGRVAILIDGTPFALLVPFVFVQILQASEDYYERYQVATLLRWLRYLFLFLSLTTPALYVAITTFHQDLLPTTLMLSVAAAREAIPFPAFVEALIMEITFEALREAGVRLPKAVGSAVSILGALVIGQAAVQAGIVSAPMVIVVSITGIASFTIPRFNGAIAVRMLRFPVLFGGALFGLYGIFICMMIMIGHLANLRSFGVPYLSPIGPLSMGDLKDVAVRAPLWKMIERPAFLPVQDTQRMDAEMVSHISQDGGMSGDDILHKFKSSEEEDN, encoded by the coding sequence ATGGCATTCGCAAAAAAGGGACTGCTGGAGCTTATTTTACGCTTTCGCGGACAAGGAGAAGGCCAGGAAAACGCCCCTTCAGAGGCAGCAGATGCCTTGGATTATCATTTCATCGCAGAGCTTAAGAAAACTTCATTATCCCCGTCTCTGGATGCTAATTACCAATTTCTGAAACAGCTGTTCGACGATTGCTCGGACGTGGTCATTCGGGAATTTCAAATAGATGAAGCCGTGCCTGCATTGCTCGTGCTTGTCGACGGCCTTGTCAACTCCGAGCTGGTTAATCAAGCTATGAAGACATTAATGGTCCTGGGCGATGATGAAACTGACATTGAGCGGATCCTGGGAAACATACTTCCCGTATCGCAAACGCAAGTCACAGATAATTTCGGGGATCTGCTTCAAGGGGTGCTTAGCGGGGATACCTGTCTGATCGTTGAGAACAATACGAAAGCGATCCTCATGGGTATGCGCGGACCAGAGAAGCGCGCTGTCGCACCACCGGATACAGAGAGTGTTGTGCGTGGGCCAAAAGAAGGCTTTGTGGAGAACCTGCGCACCAACACCTCGCTTATTCGCCGAAGGCTCAAGACACCTCGGCTGAAGATGAAATCGATGACCGTAGGCAGGGAAAGCAATACTAGTCTGGTCATCGTGTATTTGGATGACCTAGCGATGCCTTCTATGGTGGAAGAGGTCGTCAAGCGGATCCAGAGGATTGACATCGATGGTATTTTGGAATCCGGCTATATTGAAGAACTGATTCAGGATGACGCCTACTCTCCGTTTCCACAAATACAAAACACGGAGCGTCCTGATGTGGTTACCAGCGGCTTGCTTGCGGGAAGAGTTGCCATCCTCATAGACGGGACCCCATTCGCTCTCTTGGTTCCTTTCGTGTTTGTACAGATTTTGCAGGCAAGCGAAGATTACTACGAACGGTATCAAGTCGCCACATTACTTCGTTGGCTGCGCTATTTATTTTTATTCCTGTCTCTAACCACTCCTGCCTTGTATGTAGCCATCACTACTTTTCACCAGGATTTATTGCCCACCACTCTCATGCTCAGTGTTGCAGCCGCTCGAGAGGCGATTCCCTTTCCCGCGTTTGTTGAAGCCCTGATTATGGAGATTACCTTCGAGGCATTGCGCGAAGCAGGGGTACGGCTGCCTAAGGCTGTTGGCTCTGCGGTCAGTATTTTGGGCGCCCTTGTCATTGGACAGGCCGCCGTTCAGGCTGGCATCGTATCTGCTCCCATGGTCATTGTCGTTTCCATTACCGGTATCGCTTCCTTTACGATACCCCGCTTTAACGGAGCGATTGCCGTTCGCATGCTGCGCTTTCCTGTTCTATTTGGGGGAGCCCTCTTTGGGCTCTACGGTATCTTTATTTGCATGATGATCATGATTGGACATTTAGCCAATTTGCGCTCATTCGGCGTACCGTATTTGTCACCCATTGGCCCGTTATCTATGGGAGATCTCAAAGATGTAGCCGTTCGTGCGCCATTGTGGAAAATGATAGAACGTCCCGCCTTCCTGCCCGTTCAGGATACTCAGAGAATGGACGCGGAGATGGTTAGCCATATCTCTCAAGATGGCGGAATGTCTGGTGATGACATCCTGCATAAGTTCAAGTCCAGCGAGGAGGAGGACAACTAG
- a CDS encoding Ger(x)C family spore germination protein codes for MRSSRILIRHLFLLALLPILLSGCWDRTETNDLAYVISTAIDLEDDGNVRISFLMALPGQMGGATGGGGGTAGKKSFYVDSEVGTTVRDATNRLQKRTSRKINLAHRRIVVIGEAAARQRGIYPMFDSIPRIAESRMSSFLVVAKGKGYQLLNAQPKFERFSAEAIRELAKPPLTMRLSTKDVGLTLSMGSDPVIAYMELAKSQKGKNPSEEIQWIGYAQFQGDRMVGAYQDESAIALTWLKNKIMDSTITFPMQKKKEISIRVVDGHCWVTPTLNNGQISFDVDIQLNGKVREDFSGQDLNKASALQNVESKFSSYAKQYMQKAIKQMQESQTDSAQFGMRVREKYPLEWRQGLKNNWRELFSKATISIHLNTSITETGLINQNIIKKEEAEMP; via the coding sequence ATGCGGTCTTCAAGAATCTTGATTCGGCATTTGTTTCTTCTGGCTTTGCTGCCGATTCTACTAAGCGGCTGCTGGGATCGGACCGAAACCAACGACCTTGCTTACGTGATATCCACCGCCATTGATTTGGAAGATGATGGAAATGTGCGTATCTCTTTTTTGATGGCGCTTCCGGGGCAAATGGGCGGCGCCACCGGCGGCGGCGGAGGCACAGCCGGCAAGAAAAGCTTTTACGTAGATTCAGAAGTAGGCACCACTGTGAGGGACGCCACAAACCGGTTGCAAAAAAGGACCTCACGGAAGATTAATCTAGCTCACCGCCGAATAGTTGTGATCGGAGAAGCTGCTGCCAGGCAACGAGGGATTTATCCAATGTTTGATTCAATTCCCCGGATAGCCGAAAGCCGTATGAGCTCCTTTTTGGTTGTAGCCAAGGGCAAAGGTTATCAACTGCTCAATGCTCAGCCTAAATTTGAACGCTTCTCGGCTGAAGCAATTCGCGAGCTGGCCAAGCCTCCATTGACCATGAGATTATCGACGAAGGACGTTGGCTTAACGCTCAGCATGGGAAGTGATCCCGTCATCGCCTACATGGAATTGGCCAAAAGCCAAAAAGGCAAAAATCCAAGCGAAGAAATACAATGGATCGGCTATGCGCAATTTCAGGGTGATAGAATGGTTGGAGCTTACCAGGATGAATCCGCGATTGCTCTGACTTGGTTGAAAAATAAAATCATGGACAGCACGATCACTTTTCCGATGCAAAAAAAAAAAGAAATCAGTATTCGAGTCGTCGATGGCCATTGCTGGGTGACTCCAACTCTGAACAACGGTCAAATTTCCTTTGATGTCGACATCCAATTAAATGGGAAAGTCAGAGAGGATTTCTCAGGGCAAGACTTAAACAAAGCCTCTGCCCTGCAGAATGTGGAAAGCAAATTTTCCTCCTATGCCAAACAATATATGCAAAAAGCTATAAAACAAATGCAGGAAAGCCAAACAGATTCCGCTCAATTTGGCATGAGGGTCAGGGAAAAGTATCCTCTTGAATGGAGGCAAGGCTTGAAGAACAATTGGCGGGAGCTGTTCAGCAAAGCGACAATTTCTATCCACCTGAATACCTCGATTACAGAAACGGGACTGATCAATCAAAACATAATAAAAAAAGAGGAGGCTGAGATGCCATGA
- a CDS encoding endospore germination permease, producing the protein MDHEQILNQRQLGWLTASIISSVGMMFLQNVLIRISESDAWLSFLIPMIYIFLIAAFFAYLAKRFPRKHIFEISMLLLGRWGGTFINVLMLFHFWMILMRDISLYSKFTSTILLERTPFEVLTLLPCLVLMYYGRTSIEVTARVNDIFYPLFFVSIAMMPILLSNEMSPGLLRPALSMPPLNILKGNFLAFGGAGDVFVLGAFLHTLSNSNQIRSSIRHGAFLGTGLLITSTLMIIMVLGPKMPGNFLYPGFNLAQMVQITDFLDRLDLIMLIVWYPTLMCKMLTAYLALLIGISSLLKERNYPIFNKPAALFVAITSLFSFQSATDLFSYSNYSSAVITLGYQPYVMIILMIAVRTRKRQLSENEQRSETVPTTKTSTGKAPGSWLSRLSYKSWLRISNGLLALSFILAAIGLFYGRTRPSLGFAFAAGYLLCQALLIWSTYREVTKLKQIEKMKNVPAASADTNM; encoded by the coding sequence ATGGACCATGAACAGATTCTGAATCAAAGGCAGCTTGGTTGGCTGACAGCTTCAATCATTTCAAGCGTCGGTATGATGTTCCTGCAAAACGTATTGATTCGGATCAGTGAATCAGATGCTTGGTTGAGCTTTTTGATACCGATGATTTACATATTTCTTATTGCTGCTTTTTTCGCTTATTTAGCGAAGAGATTCCCTCGGAAGCATATTTTTGAAATTTCCATGCTGCTTTTGGGACGATGGGGAGGCACCTTCATAAATGTGTTGATGTTGTTCCATTTCTGGATGATCCTTATGCGTGATATTTCCTTATATTCCAAATTTACTTCTACCATTTTATTGGAGAGAACCCCTTTTGAAGTCTTGACTTTACTGCCATGCCTAGTGCTTATGTACTACGGAAGAACAAGCATCGAGGTTACTGCGCGGGTCAACGATATTTTCTATCCGCTGTTTTTTGTTTCCATTGCGATGATGCCGATTCTTTTATCCAATGAAATGTCTCCGGGACTCCTGAGACCTGCTCTCAGCATGCCGCCTCTGAACATTTTGAAAGGAAATTTTCTTGCCTTTGGCGGAGCCGGAGACGTCTTTGTGCTTGGCGCCTTCTTGCACACTTTGTCTAATTCCAATCAGATTCGCTCCTCAATCCGTCATGGTGCTTTCCTGGGTACTGGTTTACTTATTACGAGCACTTTAATGATTATCATGGTACTGGGTCCCAAGATGCCGGGCAACTTCTTATATCCGGGTTTCAATCTCGCGCAAATGGTCCAAATTACTGACTTTCTGGACAGATTGGATCTGATCATGTTAATCGTCTGGTACCCGACGCTCATGTGCAAAATGTTGACTGCCTATCTCGCTTTATTAATCGGAATCAGCAGCTTGCTGAAAGAGAGAAATTATCCGATTTTCAATAAGCCCGCCGCTTTATTTGTAGCGATCACATCTCTGTTTTCTTTTCAAAGTGCAACGGATCTTTTCTCTTACTCCAACTATAGCTCTGCTGTCATTACGCTTGGATATCAGCCTTATGTGATGATCATTTTGATGATCGCGGTTCGAACTCGCAAGCGGCAGCTTTCCGAGAATGAACAGCGCAGTGAAACTGTCCCTACAACTAAAACGAGTACAGGAAAGGCTCCCGGGTCGTGGCTGTCCCGCCTTTCTTACAAGAGCTGGCTGCGGATCAGCAACGGTTTATTGGCGCTTAGCTTCATTCTCGCAGCTATTGGGCTTTTTTATGGCCGTACCCGCCCATCTCTTGGTTTTGCATTTGCAGCAGGATATTTGTTATGTCAAGCTTTATTGATTTGGTCGACCTACAGGGAGGTTACTAAATTGAAGCAAATCGAGAAAATGAAAAACGTGCCTGCAGCAAGCGCAGACACGAATATGTAA
- a CDS encoding ParM/StbA family protein, whose product MIKLAGIDIGNDSIKLVLDGSREPLVIPNIVAPGYERHILQEEDSALNALDVMIHSHALAQSNQRYFVGVLAMEHEDNVELEESDNKALSEQALIVALTALAYQGLMSQAYNSGNYGNTDEIEYFLGTGLPVRAYAKYNQQFEQRLVGEHEVTFLSTPQLKNRKIKVCIRKSVISIEGAAALFHLATHDSLQVKDEEIYYGVIGVCEIGALTTDFPVVKRMAIDNHFSHGEQIGIATYLDSIIRDVEDAYGYAFPSRAKLVQRIKNREYTIQLVGEGQVDIRPIVDLYFRRAAQRMVEMIKKRWRKYPDIQCFYVIGGGAAALKPYILESAGSMRLRFAPDSEYLNMYGYLKVAKNRMNQNTPL is encoded by the coding sequence ATGATTAAGCTGGCAGGAATTGATATAGGTAACGACAGCATAAAGCTGGTTCTTGATGGATCCAGAGAGCCCTTGGTAATTCCGAACATTGTGGCTCCGGGATATGAAAGGCATATTTTACAAGAAGAAGATTCAGCGCTCAATGCGTTGGATGTGATGATACATAGCCATGCATTGGCGCAAAGCAATCAACGTTATTTCGTAGGCGTGCTGGCGATGGAACATGAAGATAATGTAGAGCTGGAAGAAAGCGATAATAAGGCACTTTCCGAACAGGCGCTGATCGTCGCGCTAACGGCGCTGGCTTATCAAGGTCTGATGAGCCAAGCCTACAATAGCGGAAACTATGGCAATACCGATGAAATTGAATATTTTCTCGGCACCGGCCTTCCGGTTCGCGCTTATGCCAAGTACAATCAGCAGTTCGAGCAGCGTCTGGTCGGCGAGCATGAAGTGACATTCCTTTCAACGCCGCAGCTGAAGAACCGCAAGATTAAAGTGTGCATACGCAAATCCGTGATTTCCATAGAAGGCGCGGCTGCGTTGTTCCATCTTGCCACTCACGACAGCTTGCAGGTGAAGGATGAAGAGATTTATTATGGGGTTATCGGCGTGTGTGAGATTGGCGCGCTGACCACCGATTTCCCGGTGGTGAAGCGGATGGCCATCGACAATCATTTTAGCCACGGTGAGCAAATCGGCATAGCCACTTACCTGGACTCGATCATACGCGACGTTGAGGATGCATATGGGTATGCGTTCCCGAGCCGGGCGAAGCTGGTGCAGCGAATCAAGAATCGGGAATATACGATTCAGCTTGTGGGAGAAGGCCAGGTCGATATTCGGCCGATTGTTGATCTTTACTTCCGCAGAGCCGCTCAGCGCATGGTCGAAATGATCAAAAAGCGCTGGAGAAAGTACCCGGATATCCAGTGCTTCTATGTGATCGGCGGCGGTGCAGCTGCGCTTAAGCCTTACATCCTTGAGTCGGCTGGATCGATGAGGCTGCGGTTTGCTCCGGACAGCGAGTACCTGAACATGTACGGATATCTGAAGGTCGCCAAAAACCGGATGAACCAAAACACTCCGCTATAA